Proteins co-encoded in one Chloroflexota bacterium genomic window:
- a CDS encoding ABC transporter ATP-binding protein, producing the protein MTEPLLQVENLTVTYETRQGPVRAVDDVSFTVYRGEVLGLVGESGCGKSTLGMALLRMVRPPGRIASGRMIFQGRDLIQLSESEMRKLRGRHISMVFQDPMTSLNPLQRIGDHIVETIRTHEPQVSKKEAWDRAAQLIERLGISPDRLRDYPHQLSGGMRQRIMIGIGLALNADLIIADEPTTSLDVIVEAQFLDLLRELRDEFNLTMILITHNIGVVAELADRVAVMYAGRMAEIGPVHDVFHRTLHPYTRGLLASVPSIRLEDGLELETLAGAPPSLLSPPPGCRFHPRCPQAKPVCAQRVPAWQEIHPGHGTACWLYAEEEA; encoded by the coding sequence ATGACCGAACCTCTTTTGCAAGTTGAAAACCTCACTGTAACCTACGAAACCCGCCAGGGGCCGGTGCGCGCAGTGGACGACGTCAGTTTCACCGTCTATCGCGGTGAAGTGCTGGGCCTGGTGGGGGAGAGCGGCTGCGGCAAGTCCACTTTGGGCATGGCGTTGCTGCGCATGGTGCGCCCGCCGGGGCGGATTGCCTCCGGCCGGATGATCTTCCAGGGGCGTGACCTGATTCAACTCTCCGAGAGCGAAATGCGCAAACTGCGGGGGCGGCACATTTCGATGGTCTTCCAGGACCCGATGACCTCGCTCAACCCGCTGCAGCGCATTGGCGACCACATCGTGGAGACCATCCGCACCCACGAGCCGCAGGTTTCCAAAAAGGAAGCCTGGGACCGCGCCGCCCAGTTGATCGAGCGCCTGGGCATTTCCCCCGACCGGCTGAGAGATTACCCTCACCAGCTTTCCGGCGGCATGCGTCAGCGCATCATGATCGGCATCGGGCTGGCGCTCAACGCTGACCTCATCATCGCCGACGAGCCGACCACCAGCCTCGACGTCATCGTCGAAGCGCAATTCCTCGACCTGCTGCGCGAATTGCGCGACGAATTCAACCTCACCATGATCCTCATCACCCACAACATCGGCGTGGTGGCCGAACTGGCCGACCGGGTGGCGGTGATGTATGCCGGGCGCATGGCCGAGATTGGGCCGGTGCACGACGTTTTCCACCGCACCCTGCACCCCTACACCCGTGGCTTGCTGGCTTCGGTGCCCAGCATTCGGCTGGAAGACGGCCTGGAACTGGAAACCTTAGCCGGCGCGCCGCCGAGTTTGCTTTCCCCGCCGCCGGGTTGTCGTTTCCACCCCCGCTGCCCCCAGGCAAAACCCGTTTGCGCCCAGCGCGTTCCTGCATGGCAGGAAATCCATCCTGGCCACGGTACGGCCTGCTGGCTGTACGCTGAGGAGGAAGCATGA
- a CDS encoding ABC transporter permease subunit, with the protein MGRLLRGAYWYGAEWYWTVTGGILLVLIIAITILAPVISPYDPIVTVGGPFERPGGGQIVLLAPKDSGITAVQKGLKVAVFYNTTAAVVADKYGLTARPYQVDKDLFAKVRAGEAQAVLISARDARQALQQNPDFVQVGKPFGPRFLLGTDNLGRDILSRLIWGARAVLAVAILSALFSAAIGVPLGLLSGFFGGWFDRVLSLIMDSVYSFPGLILAIAVAAVLGTGVVNIAIAISVVYIPTYFRMTRSQVLSIKEELYVEAARALGARQREILGMYIFPNVISTLVVVFSLNVADAILTEAGLAFLGLGLQPPTPDWGFDLNKGKAYLPRGYWWPITFPGMMITLVALGFSLLGEGLGEILNPRLTEE; encoded by the coding sequence ATGGGCCGTCTGTTGCGCGGCGCATACTGGTACGGCGCTGAGTGGTATTGGACGGTCACGGGCGGCATTTTGCTGGTGCTGATTATTGCCATCACGATTCTCGCACCGGTGATCAGCCCTTACGACCCCATTGTGACGGTCGGCGGCCCCTTCGAGCGCCCTGGCGGCGGGCAGATTGTGCTGCTGGCACCGAAAGATAGCGGCATCACCGCCGTGCAGAAAGGCTTGAAGGTAGCCGTGTTTTACAACACCACGGCTGCTGTGGTGGCCGATAAATACGGCCTGACGGCGCGCCCCTATCAGGTCGACAAAGATCTGTTTGCCAAAGTGCGCGCCGGCGAAGCCCAGGCCGTGCTGATTTCGGCGCGCGATGCCCGGCAAGCCCTGCAGCAAAACCCCGATTTCGTGCAGGTTGGCAAGCCTTTTGGCCCGCGCTTCCTTTTGGGCACCGACAACCTGGGCCGCGATATCCTCAGCCGCCTGATTTGGGGGGCGCGCGCCGTGCTCGCCGTGGCCATTCTTTCGGCGCTTTTCTCCGCGGCCATCGGCGTGCCCCTGGGGCTGCTTTCCGGCTTCTTCGGCGGCTGGTTCGACCGCGTGCTTTCCCTCATCATGGATAGCGTTTACTCCTTCCCCGGCCTCATTCTGGCGATTGCCGTTGCCGCGGTGTTGGGCACGGGGGTGGTCAATATCGCGATCGCTATTTCGGTGGTTTACATTCCCACCTATTTCCGCATGACGCGCTCGCAGGTGCTTTCCATCAAAGAGGAACTCTACGTGGAAGCCGCTCGCGCCCTGGGTGCCAGGCAGCGCGAAATTCTGGGCATGTATATCTTCCCGAATGTGATTTCCACCTTAGTGGTGGTCTTCAGCCTGAATGTGGCCGACGCCATCCTCACCGAGGCGGGGCTGGCCTTCCTGGGGCTGGGGCTGCAACCGCCCACGCCCGACTGGGGCTTCGACCTCAACAAAGGGAAAGCCTATCTGCCGCGGGGCTACTGGTGGCCGATTACCTTCCCCGGCATGATGATTACGCTGGTGGCCCTGGGCTTCAGCCTCCTGGGCGAAGGGCTGGGTGAAATTCTCAACCCCCGCCTTACCGAAGAATGA
- a CDS encoding ABC transporter permease, giving the protein MRSLGRYLLVRTLLTIPMIFVLVTLVFIILRVMPGDPVKSSIRPGAPQEYIDEIRHTLGLDKPLYVQYGDYLWDLLHFDLGTTLSPVRGQSVSKQIWEHFPATLELALAGMFVTAVVGVGMGAYAAHHRRSVADYSLRLYAIVIYAIPVFWLGLMFQLIFGVWLGWFPIAGRISSLAVAPRHITGLYTVDSLLTGNWPAFKDSIMHLALPALTLGLYLSGVFVRLTRSNMLQILKMDFVTAARARGIRERTVVYHHALKNALIPIITMMGLQFALLLAGAVLTESTFSWPGLGRFLVERITYRDFPSIQGAVVVFALLVASVSLLVDVLYAWIDPRIRY; this is encoded by the coding sequence ATGCGCTCTCTCGGTCGTTACCTTCTCGTGCGCACCTTGCTGACCATCCCGATGATTTTCGTGCTGGTCACGCTGGTGTTTATCATCCTGCGGGTGATGCCTGGCGACCCGGTGAAGTCTTCCATTCGCCCTGGCGCGCCGCAGGAATACATTGACGAAATTCGCCATACTTTGGGGTTAGACAAGCCTCTCTATGTGCAGTATGGTGACTACCTGTGGGATTTGCTCCACTTCGACCTGGGCACCACCCTCAGCCCGGTGCGGGGGCAGTCGGTATCCAAGCAGATTTGGGAGCACTTCCCGGCGACGCTGGAACTGGCCCTGGCCGGGATGTTCGTCACCGCGGTGGTTGGTGTGGGCATGGGGGCGTATGCAGCCCATCACCGGCGTTCTGTGGCCGATTATTCCCTCCGTCTTTATGCCATTGTGATTTATGCCATTCCGGTGTTTTGGCTGGGTTTGATGTTCCAACTTATCTTTGGCGTGTGGCTTGGCTGGTTCCCCATTGCGGGGCGCATCAGCAGCCTGGCCGTGGCCCCCAGGCACATCACCGGCCTTTACACTGTCGACAGCTTGCTGACCGGAAACTGGCCGGCGTTCAAAGATAGCATCATGCACCTGGCTTTGCCGGCGCTCACTTTGGGGCTTTACCTTTCGGGCGTGTTTGTGCGACTGACGCGTTCCAACATGCTCCAAATTTTGAAGATGGATTTCGTGACCGCGGCGCGGGCGCGCGGCATTCGTGAGCGCACGGTGGTGTATCACCACGCGCTGAAGAACGCGCTCATCCCCATCATCACCATGATGGGGTTGCAGTTTGCCTTGCTGCTGGCAGGCGCCGTGCTGACCGAGAGCACTTTTTCGTGGCCGGGCCTGGGGCGTTTCCTCGTCGAGCGGATCACTTACCGCGACTTCCCCTCCATTCAGGGCGCGGTGGTGGTCTTTGCCCTGCTGGTCGCCAGCGTCAGCCTGCTGGTGGATGTCCTCTACGCCTGGATTGACCCCCGCATTCGGTACTGA
- a CDS encoding peptide ABC transporter substrate-binding protein: MALVLALGLSACGQKATPTSSAQPAATQAPKAQYADTIVIGTTDKVTDLDPANAYDFHTWEIFHNTMDTLLHYKPGTTDLEPGLATSYDVSKDGKEYTFHLRKGLKFDDGTPFNAEAVKWSIDRVVKIQGDPNWLVTSFVDHVEVVDDNTVKFVLKKAVNYFPLLVATYPYAPVSPKCYSPDKIDSDSTCGGIGPYKISKWVRDQEMDLVANPNWYGDPPKTPNIIIKYFADATTMRLAVENGEIDIALKSLNPTDYADLKKNPNLQVIEGPGAYIRYIVFNVKMKPFDDPKVRQAISYAVDRQTIVDKVYQGTHEPLYTMIPIGMWSHKDTFPKRDLDKAKQLLQEAGYSADNPLQIDLWWTPTHYGDTESDMASVVKEALEETGMIKVNLQSAEWATYTEQFGSMGMFLLGWYPDYMDPDDYTYPFAASDASDDIGSNYSSPKMDALFAKEQAATDLRGADREKVFEEIQQLWAQDVPTIPLSQGKLLVVAQKNVSGIVLDPVMANHYFLFQKTK; encoded by the coding sequence ATGGCGCTGGTGTTGGCGCTGGGGCTGAGCGCGTGCGGTCAGAAGGCCACGCCCACGAGCAGCGCCCAGCCTGCCGCCACGCAGGCCCCGAAGGCGCAGTATGCCGATACCATCGTGATCGGTACGACCGACAAGGTGACCGACCTTGACCCGGCCAACGCCTACGACTTTCACACGTGGGAAATCTTCCACAACACGATGGACACCTTGCTGCACTACAAGCCCGGAACGACCGATTTAGAGCCGGGGCTGGCGACTTCTTACGACGTCAGCAAGGATGGGAAGGAATACACCTTCCACCTGCGCAAGGGCCTCAAGTTCGACGATGGCACGCCCTTCAACGCCGAGGCGGTGAAATGGTCCATCGACCGCGTGGTCAAGATCCAGGGCGACCCCAACTGGCTGGTGACGTCTTTCGTCGACCACGTTGAGGTGGTGGATGACAACACGGTGAAGTTCGTGCTCAAGAAGGCGGTCAACTACTTCCCGCTGCTGGTGGCGACTTACCCCTATGCCCCGGTCAGCCCGAAGTGCTACTCGCCTGACAAAATCGACTCCGACAGCACCTGCGGCGGCATTGGGCCTTACAAGATCTCCAAATGGGTGCGCGACCAGGAAATGGATCTGGTGGCGAACCCCAACTGGTACGGCGACCCGCCCAAGACCCCCAATATCATCATCAAATACTTCGCCGATGCCACCACCATGCGTCTGGCGGTGGAAAACGGCGAAATCGACATCGCCCTCAAGAGCCTGAACCCCACCGACTACGCCGACCTGAAGAAGAACCCCAACTTGCAGGTCATCGAGGGCCCGGGGGCTTACATCCGCTACATCGTCTTCAACGTCAAGATGAAGCCGTTTGACGACCCCAAAGTCCGCCAGGCGATTTCCTACGCGGTGGATCGTCAGACGATTGTGGACAAGGTGTACCAGGGCACCCACGAGCCGCTTTACACCATGATTCCCATCGGCATGTGGAGCCACAAAGATACCTTCCCCAAGCGTGACCTCGACAAAGCCAAGCAACTGCTTCAGGAAGCCGGTTACAGCGCCGACAACCCCCTGCAGATTGACCTCTGGTGGACGCCCACGCACTATGGCGACACCGAATCCGACATGGCTTCGGTGGTCAAGGAAGCCCTGGAAGAGACCGGCATGATCAAGGTCAACCTCCAGTCCGCCGAGTGGGCGACCTACACCGAGCAGTTTGGCTCGATGGGCATGTTCCTGCTGGGTTGGTACCCCGACTACATGGATCCTGACGACTACACCTACCCCTTCGCGGCGTCGGATGCGTCGGACGACATCGGCTCGAACTACTCCTCGCCGAAGATGGATGCCCTCTTCGCCAAAGAGCAGGCGGCCACCGATTTGCGTGGTGCGGATCGCGAAAAGGTGTTCGAGGAAATCCAGCAACTTTGGGCGCAGGATGTCCCCACCATCCCGCTGTCGCAGGGTAAACTGCTTGTGGTGGCTCAGAAGAACGTCTCCGGCATCGTGCTCGATCCGGTGATGGCGAACCACTACTTCCTGTTCCAGAAGACCAAGTAA
- a CDS encoding J domain-containing protein: MEYKDYYKILGVDRNASAEEIKKAYRKLALKYHPDRNPGDKAAEEKFKEINEAYQVLSDPEKRAKYDQFSTTYQRWQAGGGQAPFDWSAWGAPQGGVRVEFRDLDDLLGGIGGFSEFFRSLFGGFGGIDFGEMGASSRGSRRATRTRQPKRRPAYEQPIAITLQEAYHGSTRHIAVNGRRLEVKIPPGARTGTKIRLPEAVPLPDGTKADLYLVVEVMPDPRFDIQGHDLHTEVTIDLYTAVLGGEVKVPTPGGNVLLSIKPGTQPGQVYRLRGRGLPHLKNPNRHGDLYVHIKVELPRKLSPRERQLFEELAQLRH; encoded by the coding sequence ATGGAATACAAAGACTACTACAAAATCTTAGGCGTCGATCGTAACGCCAGCGCGGAGGAAATCAAAAAAGCCTACCGCAAACTGGCTTTGAAATATCACCCTGATCGCAATCCCGGCGACAAAGCCGCGGAAGAAAAATTCAAGGAAATCAACGAAGCCTACCAGGTGCTCTCCGACCCGGAGAAGCGCGCCAAATATGACCAGTTTTCCACCACCTACCAGCGCTGGCAGGCAGGGGGCGGGCAGGCGCCCTTCGACTGGAGCGCCTGGGGCGCGCCCCAAGGTGGTGTGCGGGTGGAATTCCGTGACCTGGACGACCTGCTGGGTGGCATCGGCGGGTTTTCCGAGTTTTTCCGAAGCCTGTTCGGCGGCTTCGGCGGCATCGATTTTGGCGAAATGGGTGCGAGCAGCCGGGGAAGCCGGCGCGCCACGCGCACCCGCCAACCCAAACGCCGCCCGGCCTACGAACAGCCCATTGCCATCACCCTGCAGGAAGCCTACCACGGCTCGACCCGCCACATTGCCGTCAACGGTCGCCGGTTGGAAGTGAAAATTCCGCCCGGCGCACGCACCGGCACGAAAATTCGCCTGCCCGAAGCCGTGCCGCTGCCTGACGGTACCAAAGCCGACCTCTACCTGGTGGTGGAAGTCATGCCCGACCCGCGGTTCGACATCCAGGGGCACGACCTCCACACCGAGGTCACGATAGACCTTTACACCGCCGTGTTGGGCGGCGAGGTGAAAGTGCCCACACCGGGAGGCAACGTGCTGCTTTCCATCAAACCGGGCACGCAGCCCGGCCAGGTCTATCGCCTTCGCGGGCGGGGCCTGCCTCACCTGAAAAACCCCAACCGCCACGGCGACCTGTACGTCCACATCAAGGTCGAACTGCCCCGCAAACTCTCGCCGCGGGAACGGCAACTGTTCGAGGAACTGGCCCAACTGCGGCATTGA
- a CDS encoding PDZ domain-containing protein, producing MTHQKRWLLFAFLLLLLAGLSVACVFTPNLTAPKATTPQALPTLPPPPTAAAAPTASTALTPAGLQTQLVDLYNQISPGVVAIRIYAKEGGAQGSGFVYDKKGHIITNFHVVDGAEKIEVDFMSGLKAWAHVVGTDTDSDLAVLQVEDVPASQLHPLPLADSDKVQVGEIVVALGNPFGLKGTMTMGIVSARGRTLPSEHAAAQGGFFTTGDVIQTDAPINPGNSGGPLVNLKGEVIGINRAIRTTNMTAFGEPSNSGIGFAVPSNIVRRVVPVLIKQGYYDYPYLGITSIDDLTLEEVERLNLPQDTGAYVISVVPGSPADKAGVHGAIPLNKQNEATEIPPGGDLIVAVDGHPVREFNDLLHYLFTYTSPGDTITLTVLREGKKIDLKLTLGKRPH from the coding sequence ATGACCCACCAAAAACGCTGGCTGCTTTTCGCTTTCCTGCTTCTGCTGCTGGCAGGCCTTTCGGTGGCCTGTGTGTTCACCCCTAACCTGACCGCCCCCAAAGCCACCACGCCGCAGGCTCTGCCCACCCTGCCCCCGCCGCCCACGGCCGCCGCAGCGCCGACGGCTTCCACGGCGCTTACCCCCGCCGGGTTGCAAACCCAACTGGTGGACCTCTACAACCAAATTTCGCCAGGCGTGGTCGCCATCCGCATTTACGCCAAAGAGGGCGGCGCGCAGGGTTCCGGCTTCGTTTACGACAAAAAAGGCCACATCATCACCAACTTCCATGTGGTCGATGGTGCAGAAAAAATCGAGGTGGATTTCATGAGTGGCCTCAAAGCCTGGGCGCACGTCGTCGGCACCGACACCGACTCAGACCTGGCTGTCCTTCAGGTGGAAGACGTACCCGCGAGCCAACTCCACCCCCTGCCCCTGGCCGACTCCGATAAAGTCCAGGTCGGGGAAATTGTCGTGGCGTTAGGCAACCCCTTCGGGCTGAAAGGCACCATGACGATGGGCATCGTTTCGGCCCGCGGGCGCACCCTGCCTTCGGAACACGCTGCCGCACAAGGCGGCTTTTTCACCACCGGCGACGTCATCCAAACCGACGCGCCCATCAACCCCGGGAATTCCGGCGGGCCGCTGGTCAACCTGAAAGGCGAGGTCATCGGCATCAACCGCGCCATTCGCACCACCAACATGACCGCATTCGGCGAGCCGAGCAACAGCGGCATTGGGTTTGCCGTGCCCAGCAACATCGTGCGGCGGGTGGTGCCCGTGCTTATCAAGCAAGGCTATTACGACTACCCCTACCTTGGCATCACCAGCATTGACGACCTGACGCTGGAAGAGGTGGAACGCCTCAACCTGCCGCAAGATACCGGCGCGTATGTCATCTCGGTGGTTCCCGGCAGCCCTGCCGACAAAGCCGGCGTGCACGGGGCCATCCCCTTGAACAAGCAAAACGAAGCCACGGAAATTCCCCCCGGCGGCGACCTGATCGTGGCAGTAGACGGCCACCCCGTGCGCGAATTCAACGACCTGCTGCACTACCTCTTCACCTACACCAGCCCTGGTGACACCATCACCCTCACCGTGCTGCGCGAGGGCAAGAAAATCGACCTGAAACTGACCTTAGGGAAGCGACCTCACTAA
- a CDS encoding adenine phosphoribosyltransferase (Catalyzes a salvage reaction resulting in the formation of AMP, that is energically less costly than de novo synthesis), with protein MGEGREVYSVEIAGVKRDLPLFEVAPGVRIAVLNILGDVELTEAAAEALAERLKNVDFDVLVTAEAKSIPLIYALALRTRKPYVVLRKAYKPYMGNTIQAETLSITTGKPQTLYLDEKDRAMLKGKRVVLVDDVISTGSTLQGMRLVMDKAGAQVVAEAAIFTEGDRAKWRDIIALGHLPVFTD; from the coding sequence ATGGGAGAAGGTCGTGAGGTCTATTCTGTTGAAATTGCGGGGGTGAAACGAGATTTGCCGCTTTTTGAGGTTGCGCCGGGGGTGCGGATTGCTGTGCTCAACATTCTGGGCGATGTGGAACTCACCGAAGCCGCGGCCGAGGCTTTGGCTGAGCGTCTGAAAAATGTAGATTTTGACGTCTTGGTCACGGCTGAAGCCAAGAGTATTCCATTGATTTATGCTCTGGCCCTACGCACCCGCAAGCCCTACGTCGTGCTTCGCAAGGCTTACAAGCCCTACATGGGCAACACCATTCAGGCCGAAACCCTTTCCATTACCACCGGCAAGCCGCAGACGCTTTACCTCGATGAGAAGGACCGCGCCATGCTGAAAGGCAAGCGCGTGGTGCTGGTGGATGACGTCATCAGCACCGGGTCGACGTTGCAGGGCATGCGGCTGGTGATGGACAAGGCTGGCGCGCAGGTGGTGGCCGAGGCGGCAATTTTTACCGAGGGGGACCGGGCAAAATGGCGCGATATCATTGCGCTGGGGCACTTGCCGGTGTTTACCGATTGA
- the amrB gene encoding AmmeMemoRadiSam system protein B: MFGRTITPVRPSPIAGQWYPARPEALAAMVDGYLAAAAEAMPPLGGEVIGLVAPHAGIQYSGPVAGYAFAAVRGQAPEVVAVLSPMHYPYEATLLTTAHEAYATPLGEVPVAHDLLAAWEAGVQRRGGGAFQRVANDPEHALEMELPFLQRALRGAFTLLPLMMRDYRPEVCRAVGEALAEVLAERPALVVASSDLSHYYPETVARPLDEEMLRRVAAMDPLAVLEAEARGVGFACGAGPIASMLWATKALGARRAVVLKRASSGDVTGDTSAVVGYGAVAVLR, encoded by the coding sequence ATGTTTGGGAGGACCATTACCCCTGTTCGTCCCTCGCCGATTGCCGGGCAATGGTATCCGGCGCGCCCGGAAGCCCTGGCGGCAATGGTCGATGGCTACCTGGCGGCGGCAGCCGAGGCGATGCCGCCGCTGGGGGGTGAGGTGATAGGGCTGGTTGCGCCGCATGCGGGCATTCAATATTCCGGGCCGGTGGCGGGTTATGCTTTTGCTGCTGTACGGGGTCAAGCGCCGGAAGTCGTGGCGGTGCTTTCCCCCATGCATTACCCCTACGAGGCGACCTTGCTGACCACTGCTCACGAGGCTTACGCCACCCCTTTGGGCGAAGTGCCTGTGGCGCACGACCTGCTGGCGGCGTGGGAAGCAGGTGTGCAGCGACGGGGGGGCGGGGCATTCCAGCGTGTGGCGAACGATCCAGAGCATGCGTTGGAAATGGAATTGCCCTTCCTCCAGCGGGCCCTGCGAGGCGCTTTTACGCTGTTGCCGTTGATGATGCGCGATTATCGGCCTGAAGTTTGTCGCGCCGTGGGGGAAGCCCTGGCCGAGGTGCTGGCCGAGCGCCCTGCTTTGGTGGTGGCCAGCAGCGATCTCTCGCATTACTACCCGGAAACCGTGGCGCGCCCCCTGGATGAGGAAATGTTGCGCCGCGTGGCCGCCATGGACCCACTGGCCGTGCTGGAAGCCGAAGCCCGAGGCGTCGGCTTTGCCTGCGGCGCAGGGCCGATTGCGTCTATGTTGTGGGCCACCAAGGCCTTGGGGGCGCGACGGGCGGTGGTGCTCAAACGCGCTTCCTCGGGGGATGTCACTGGCGATACCAGCGCCGTGGTGGGCTATGGTGCGGTGGCGGTGTTGCGGTAA
- a CDS encoding alanine--glyoxylate aminotransferase family protein gives MSPMFVPGPVDVAEDVLQAQTHPMIPHRSAEFETVFHRAEQKARQLFFTQYRVFITASSGTGLQEAAVRNLAREKVLACVNGAFGKRWAEVAETNGKNVTRLEIEWGQPVTPEAVAEALKKDHYEIITVVHNETSVGLENPIKDIAAVVHEISPDTLICVDAVSSLGGAKLEMDAWGLDMVLTSSQKCLALPPGLALGAVSDRAMARAEQVPHRGWYFDFLRLEKHRLKDSTPATPAVSLVFALDYQLDRILAEGLEARFARHEAMAKRVRSWALSRGLDLFAAEGYRSKTVTAIRNTHGLDVGEINAFLLERDMRIANGYGALKGKTFRIAHMGELQMSDIDTLLAAMDEFLKNKGLL, from the coding sequence ATGTCTCCCATGTTCGTGCCCGGCCCGGTGGATGTCGCGGAAGACGTCCTCCAGGCGCAAACCCATCCCATGATTCCTCACCGCAGCGCCGAGTTTGAGACCGTCTTCCACCGCGCTGAGCAAAAAGCACGCCAGTTGTTCTTCACGCAATATCGCGTGTTCATCACCGCATCTTCCGGCACCGGCCTGCAGGAAGCCGCCGTGCGCAACCTGGCCAGGGAAAAAGTGCTGGCCTGTGTCAACGGTGCTTTCGGCAAACGCTGGGCCGAAGTGGCCGAAACCAACGGCAAAAACGTCACCCGCCTGGAAATCGAATGGGGGCAGCCGGTAACCCCGGAAGCCGTGGCCGAAGCCCTGAAAAAAGATCACTACGAAATCATCACCGTGGTACACAACGAAACTTCGGTAGGGCTGGAAAACCCCATCAAAGACATCGCCGCGGTGGTGCACGAAATCAGCCCCGACACGCTCATCTGCGTCGATGCCGTCTCTTCGCTGGGCGGCGCCAAGTTGGAAATGGATGCCTGGGGGCTTGACATGGTGCTCACCTCGTCCCAGAAATGCCTTGCCCTGCCGCCCGGCCTGGCATTAGGTGCGGTTTCCGACCGTGCCATGGCGCGTGCCGAGCAAGTGCCGCATCGCGGCTGGTATTTCGACTTCCTGCGCCTGGAAAAGCACCGCTTGAAGGATTCCACCCCCGCGACCCCCGCCGTTTCGCTGGTCTTTGCCCTCGACTACCAGCTCGACCGCATTCTCGCAGAAGGGCTGGAAGCCCGCTTTGCCCGCCACGAAGCCATGGCCAAGCGCGTGCGCTCGTGGGCGCTTTCCCGGGGTCTTGATTTGTTCGCGGCCGAAGGTTATCGCTCCAAAACCGTGACGGCCATCCGTAACACGCACGGCCTGGATGTGGGCGAAATCAATGCCTTCCTGCTGGAACGCGACATGCGCATTGCCAACGGCTACGGCGCGCTCAAGGGCAAAACCTTCCGCATTGCTCACATGGGCGAATTGCAAATGAGCGATATCGACACCCTTTTGGCCGCAATGGACGAATTTCTCAAAAACAAAGGCTTGCTCTAA
- a CDS encoding FHA domain-containing protein, translating to MSTLCFPDATMLRTTAAGDTAPPHTPTPISAAPMLEKGGLLMNGSLYRLVVRAGGIIGTAYALESAEIHIGRDAHNDIVIAEADISRRHARLTRQENGYILEDLGSTNGTFVNGQRLTAPHPLQPGDEVRLGPKVVLVYEQVTDPNATVAISAETLQAAPPAAAPPAPPPSPPPAAPAPARPAPAAARPPSAPTKRRSTAWLLILIAALVFVCVAVGVFLYFAPASFWCTVFPFLFPGAC from the coding sequence ATGTCAACGCTTTGCTTTCCCGATGCAACAATGCTCCGCACAACGGCAGCGGGAGACACCGCCCCCCCCCACACCCCAACCCCGATTTCCGCCGCCCCTATGTTGGAAAAAGGAGGACTTCTTATGAACGGCTCGCTCTATCGGCTGGTGGTCAGAGCAGGAGGCATCATCGGCACCGCTTACGCGCTGGAAAGTGCGGAAATTCACATCGGGCGCGACGCGCACAACGACATCGTCATTGCCGAAGCCGACATCTCCCGCCGCCACGCCCGCCTGACGCGCCAAGAAAACGGCTACATTCTCGAAGATCTCGGCTCGACCAACGGCACCTTCGTCAACGGCCAGCGCCTCACGGCCCCCCATCCCCTTCAGCCGGGCGACGAAGTACGCTTAGGCCCGAAAGTGGTGTTGGTTTACGAACAGGTCACCGACCCCAACGCGACGGTGGCCATCTCGGCCGAAACGTTGCAGGCTGCACCGCCGGCCGCCGCTCCTCCGGCTCCGCCGCCTTCCCCGCCGCCTGCCGCCCCCGCGCCCGCGCGCCCGGCGCCTGCTGCCGCACGCCCTCCATCGGCCCCGACCAAACGCCGATCGACCGCCTGGCTCCTGATTTTGATCGCGGCGCTGGTGTTTGTCTGCGTTGCCGTGGGTGTTTTCCTCTACTTTGCCCCGGCCAGTTTCTGGTGCACCGTGTTTCCCTTCCTCTTCCCCGGCGCGTGTTAG